In one window of Oryza sativa Japonica Group chromosome 9, ASM3414082v1 DNA:
- the LOC4346899 gene encoding uncharacterized protein isoform X2 yields MGCSISGLNALYDAATGGGDVWINERRFRVLRQIGEGGFAFVYLVREHQASADAARGRSPSLASEDGTYAMKKVLIQSKEQLDLVKEEIRVSSLFNHPNLLPLLDHAVIAVKGDWNHEAYLLFPVYIDGTLFDNAKVMQSRKEFYSTIDVLRIFQQLCEGLKHMHSFDPPYAHNDVKTGNVLITHRKGQAPLATLMDFGSARPARKEIRSRAEALRLQEWAAEHCSAPYRAPELWDCPSHADIDERTDIWSLGCTLYAIMYNVSPFEYALGESGGSLQLAIVNCTLKWPAGPSPPYPDALHQFITWMLQPQPAMRPHIDDIILHVEKLMEKYSS; encoded by the exons ATGGGCTGCTCCATCTCGGGGCTCAACGCCCTCTACgacgcggcgacgggcggcggcgacgtgtgGATCAACGAGCGCCGCTTCCGCGTCCTGCGCCAGATTGGGGAGGGCGGCTTCGCCTTCGTCTACCTCGTCAGGGAGCACCAGgcctccgccgacgccgcccgcggCCGGAGCCCCTCCCTCGCCTCAG AGGATGGGACATATGCTATGAAGAAGGTGCTGATACAGAGCAAGGAACAGCTAGATCTGGTGAAGGAGGAGATCCGTGTTTCGTCATTGTTCAACCATCCTAACCTGCTTCCGCTTCTTGATCATGCCGTGATAGCAGTTAAG GGAGATTGGAACCATGAAGCCTACTTGCTCTTCCCTGTCTATATCGATGGTACTCTGTTTGACAATGCCAAAGTCATGCAATCCAGGAAGGAATTCTATTCAACAATCGATGTTTTGAGAATATTCCAACAG CTCTGTGAAGGACTGAAGCACATGCACAGTTTTGATCCACCATATGCCCATAATGACGTTAAGACTGGCAATGTTCTTATAACTCACAGAAAAGGACAAGCACCTCTTGCAACTTTAATGGATTTTGGAAGTGCAAGGCCTGCAAGAAAAGAAATCCGTTCTCGTGCTGAAGCATTACGATTGCAG GAATGGGCCGCTGAACATTGCTCTGCGCCTTACCGTGCACCTGAACTGTGGGACTGCCCAAGTCATGCCGATATCGATGAGAGGACAGACATCTGGTCTCTAGGATGCACCCTTTATGCTATCAT GTACAATGTTTCACCATTTGAGTATGCTCTCGGTGAATCTGGAGGAAGCTTGCAATTAGCCATTGTCAACTGCACGCTGAAGTGGCCGGCAGGACCCAGCCCTCCTTACCCTGATGCACTTCATCAGTTTATTACCTGGATGCTTCAGCCACAACCTGCAATGCGCCCTCACATCGATGACAtaattctacatgtcgaaaaGCTTATGGAAAAATATTCGTCTTAA
- the LOC4346899 gene encoding uncharacterized protein isoform X1, whose protein sequence is MGCSISGLNALYDAATGGGDVWINERRFRVLRQIGEGGFAFVYLVREHQASADAARGRSPSLASEDGTYAMKKVLIQSKEQLDLVKEEIRVSSLFNHPNLLPLLDHAVIAVKNQQGDWNHEAYLLFPVYIDGTLFDNAKVMQSRKEFYSTIDVLRIFQQLCEGLKHMHSFDPPYAHNDVKTGNVLITHRKGQAPLATLMDFGSARPARKEIRSRAEALRLQEWAAEHCSAPYRAPELWDCPSHADIDERTDIWSLGCTLYAIMYNVSPFEYALGESGGSLQLAIVNCTLKWPAGPSPPYPDALHQFITWMLQPQPAMRPHIDDIILHVEKLMEKYSS, encoded by the exons ATGGGCTGCTCCATCTCGGGGCTCAACGCCCTCTACgacgcggcgacgggcggcggcgacgtgtgGATCAACGAGCGCCGCTTCCGCGTCCTGCGCCAGATTGGGGAGGGCGGCTTCGCCTTCGTCTACCTCGTCAGGGAGCACCAGgcctccgccgacgccgcccgcggCCGGAGCCCCTCCCTCGCCTCAG AGGATGGGACATATGCTATGAAGAAGGTGCTGATACAGAGCAAGGAACAGCTAGATCTGGTGAAGGAGGAGATCCGTGTTTCGTCATTGTTCAACCATCCTAACCTGCTTCCGCTTCTTGATCATGCCGTGATAGCAGTTAAG AATCAACAGGGAGATTGGAACCATGAAGCCTACTTGCTCTTCCCTGTCTATATCGATGGTACTCTGTTTGACAATGCCAAAGTCATGCAATCCAGGAAGGAATTCTATTCAACAATCGATGTTTTGAGAATATTCCAACAG CTCTGTGAAGGACTGAAGCACATGCACAGTTTTGATCCACCATATGCCCATAATGACGTTAAGACTGGCAATGTTCTTATAACTCACAGAAAAGGACAAGCACCTCTTGCAACTTTAATGGATTTTGGAAGTGCAAGGCCTGCAAGAAAAGAAATCCGTTCTCGTGCTGAAGCATTACGATTGCAG GAATGGGCCGCTGAACATTGCTCTGCGCCTTACCGTGCACCTGAACTGTGGGACTGCCCAAGTCATGCCGATATCGATGAGAGGACAGACATCTGGTCTCTAGGATGCACCCTTTATGCTATCAT GTACAATGTTTCACCATTTGAGTATGCTCTCGGTGAATCTGGAGGAAGCTTGCAATTAGCCATTGTCAACTGCACGCTGAAGTGGCCGGCAGGACCCAGCCCTCCTTACCCTGATGCACTTCATCAGTTTATTACCTGGATGCTTCAGCCACAACCTGCAATGCGCCCTCACATCGATGACAtaattctacatgtcgaaaaGCTTATGGAAAAATATTCGTCTTAA
- the LOC4346901 gene encoding mitochondrial pyruvate carrier 1 yields the protein MSTAVKAFLNSPVGPKTTHFWGPVANWGFVLAGLVDMNKPPEMISGNMTAAMCVYSGLFMRFAWMVQPRNYLLLACHASNESVQLYQMSRWARAQGYLEKKEPEAQQ from the exons ATGTCGACGGCGGTGAAGGCGTTCCTGAACAGCCCCGTCGGCCCCAAGACCACCCATTTCTGGGGGCCCGTTGCTAACTGGGGCTTCGTCCTCGCG GGTTTGGTTGACATGAACAAACCTCCTGAAATGATATCTGGCAATATGACAGCAG CCATGTGCGTGTATTCAGGACTCTTTATGAGATTTGCCTGGATGGTACAACCACGGAACTATTTACTTTTAGCATGCCATGCTTCCAATGAATCGGTTCAGCTCTATCAGATGTCTCGGTGGGCTAGGGCACAGGG GTATTTGGAGAAAAAGGAGCCAGAGGCTCAGCAGTAA
- the LOC4346900 gene encoding putative F-box protein At2g02030, translating to MGGKKAKTVERNDHRLLCSDVLTEVFHRLPARTLASCRLVCKSWMSELTDPHFVHEHLKRSQQKLLLFANDKANDRSLAMVLADDTGATYQLTRPMASRSLFVHNSCNGLLCLGDSTGAVQLLNPTTGESATLPMPMYTAGSSQFSSCNWHCLGFCPSTKEHKVVHFYLGAHFDSFNVCCEIFTIGDKSWRQIGSFHGAPTDRGVHVNGAVYYLTKFRYIASSRINCLNLESENFDVMMLPPRKSYGGHCSLAELEGKLCLLVVEGGHDNPPRTMDILMLDSGDKTTWTHRYHISLPWLMPSCYFTPKHTLFHEGKIWVQLLARNLYCYDPSSSSTELKMACPESEFPFSTHTFIESIVPLRKDYFIKQIQ from the coding sequence ATGGGAGGGAAGAAGGCCAAGACGGTTGAGAGGAATGACCACCGCCTGCTCTGCAGTGACGTGCTCACGGAGGTCTTCCACAGGCTGCCGGCGCGCACCCTCGCGTCGTGCAGGCTTGTCTGCAAGTCATGGATGTCGGAGCTCACCGATCCCCATTTCGTCCACGAGCACCTCAAGAGGAGCCAGCAGAAGCTCCTGCTCTTTGCGAACGACAAGGCGAACGATAGGTCCCTCGCGATGGTGCTCGCCGACGACACGGGGGCTACCTACCAGCTGACCAGGCCCATGGCTTCGAGGAGCCTCTTTGTGCACAATTCTTGCAATGGCCTGCTCTGCCTAGGTGACAGCACAGGAGCCGTGCAGTTGCTCAACCCGACGACCGGCGAATCGGCTACTCTGCCGATGCCGATGTATACCGCAGGGAGCAGCCAGTTCTCGTCGTGTAATTGGCACTGCTTGGGGTTTTGCCCGTCTACGAAGGAGCACAAAGTGGTACATTTCTACCTGGGAGCTCATTTTGATTCTTTCAATGTGTGCTGCGAGATATTCACTATTGGAGATAAATCCTGGAGACAGATTGGGAGTTTCCATGGAGCACCGACAGATAGAGGGGTGCATGTGAATGGAGCAGTGTACTATCTGACAAAGTTCCGTTACATTGCTTCGTCACGTATCAATTGTTTGAATCTTGAGAgcgaaaattttgatgtgatgatgCTTCCCCCACGCAAGTCGTATGGAGGGCATTGCTCTTTGGCGGAGCTTGAGGGAAAGCTATGCTTGCTAGTTGTGGAGGGTGGACATGATAATCCACCTCGTACAATGGACATATTGATGCTTGATAGTGGTGATAAGACAACCTGGACGCACAGATACCACATCTCATTGCCATGGTTGATGCCTTCATGTTATTTTACTCCAAAACACACTTTGTTCCATGAGGGAAAAATTTGGGTTCAGTTGTTGGCTCGGAACCTCTACTGTTATGATCCAAGTTCAAGCTCCACTGAACTGAAGATGGCATGTCCAGAATCTGAGTTTCCTTTTAGCACACATACTTTCATTGAAAGCATAGTTCCTCTGCGCAAAGATTACTTCATCAAGCAGATACAGTGA